One window from the genome of Acuticoccus sediminis encodes:
- a CDS encoding polysaccharide pyruvyl transferase family protein, whose translation MARVALLSDTSGSLHPGSRLASTNIDRLFAEAGHTIAARTPFLRTPTKADEARFGDVDAIVLHGEGGIHHTDARPKVRRLLEAAVAMKAERGCPLILINATVAALDEASLRALAAFDLVVVRDGESADYLAPHIGRPRMVPDLSLAMPYEPPAGPRTGTLVIDSVEPAIDLRLAEVAAAEGLPLLRMDPRVLAGPLYRIRKLPFVRDRLARKSRPQDVLARVAAAERVLTGRFHGLMFSILARRPFRAIQSNTGKIRSAIVDALGSDERHITASEALSMDPAVLAAVPDFTATERTAIAAYLERAQTGAKAMMDDIAALVRR comes from the coding sequence ATGGCACGAGTCGCGCTCCTGAGCGACACCTCGGGGTCGCTCCATCCCGGAAGCCGGCTCGCGTCGACCAACATCGACCGCCTCTTCGCCGAGGCGGGCCACACGATCGCCGCCCGCACGCCGTTCCTGCGCACGCCGACGAAGGCGGACGAGGCGCGGTTCGGCGACGTCGACGCCATCGTGCTGCACGGCGAGGGCGGCATCCACCACACCGACGCACGCCCCAAGGTGCGCCGCCTGCTGGAGGCGGCGGTCGCCATGAAGGCCGAGCGCGGCTGCCCGCTGATCCTCATCAACGCCACCGTGGCCGCGCTCGACGAGGCCTCGCTGCGGGCGCTGGCGGCGTTCGACCTCGTGGTGGTGCGCGACGGGGAGAGCGCGGACTACCTCGCCCCGCACATCGGCCGGCCGCGGATGGTGCCGGACCTGTCGCTGGCGATGCCGTACGAGCCGCCGGCCGGCCCCCGCACGGGCACCCTCGTCATCGACTCGGTGGAGCCGGCGATCGACCTGCGCCTCGCCGAGGTCGCCGCGGCGGAGGGGCTGCCGCTCCTCAGGATGGACCCGCGCGTCCTCGCAGGCCCGCTCTACCGCATCCGCAAGCTGCCCTTCGTGCGCGACCGGCTCGCCCGGAAAAGCCGCCCGCAGGACGTGCTGGCGCGCGTCGCCGCGGCGGAGCGGGTGCTCACCGGGCGCTTCCACGGGCTGATGTTCTCGATCCTCGCGCGGCGGCCGTTCCGCGCCATCCAGTCCAACACCGGCAAGATCCGCAGCGCCATCGTCGATGCGCTGGGCAGCGACGAGCGCCACATCACCGCCAGCGAGGCGCTCTCCATGGACCCCGCCGTGCTCGCCGCCGTCCCGGACTTCACCGCGACCGAGCGCACGGCGATCGCCGCCTACCTCGAACGCGCGCAGACCGGGGCGAAGGCGATGATGGACGACATCGCCGCCCTCGTCCGGCGCTGA